ataagcgagataaactcggctcgaaatatcaaatgtgtataattgaagtctatatagcaatacgagtttcgtctcaaataggagatagagtagatatacttttgagtgatagatgagttcaagtctccacataccttttgttgatgaagttccacaagttcccttgagtagttcttcgtcttcattcgatgaacgccgtgaagtctaaagctcaactacacttactatcctaatccgagacttagctataagtagactaaaaatcaagacttatagttttggaaactaaacatgacaaacaagcttgagatagcaacgcttgcgagttcgaccgagcagtgctctaacacggtGTAAGGGGACGCATgtcttttttgttgttgcaatAGGGTTACAAAGATTCTTAGAAATTTGGGGCTAACATAGGGTTCAACTCCCGCTTTAGAGGGTCGGCGAAAGCTAGGGGCTGGGTTGACTCGGATTCTAGAGGGTTCGGGATCCCCTTTTACACAAGATTGGTAGAAGCGGGTACTACTACTAGTGTGGGTACAGATCCAGAAACCCAGAGGCcaaaattattttgttttatagaGATTGTTACCGACCCCACTAATACCTATAGCAATCCTGCTTGTACAGAGTCCTAAACTGCTGTTGCTTCATATCAGATGCTTAATGTTGGTCATTAGGAAATCGAATGGATTGTGAACGTTATAGTACTGCCCTGGTCGTTTGTTCAAAGAGTCTTTGTTAAAATTGGGCCTTAGAATCTTTCTTATGTTTGGGCCCTAGGTTTTGGTATCACAATTTCGTAGATTTTGTCTAGCTTGACGTTAAAACCCTTTCTTTCATCACCGGTTCTAAGTTCCCAAGATACTGCCAATTGTAAGGTGTTTTAGAAATAGCAATTCCATAAACATCCTACTACTTTTAGACCTCCATCGAGAATAGAAACTCCTGTTGACCGGCAAGTTTCCTTTTCTTATCAAACCTCTCCCCATATCACAAGCCTAATTTATGAATTTTCTACATTGGTtgatgtggatgcttgtatgattGTCTGCGGATCCAATCAAGGTGGTAATTATCGTCCGGTTCAGCCTGATATGTACCCTGAGAATTTAGGGGATGTAATTCGAACCGTTAAGCGATATCTCAGTGTGCCAACAAAAAGACACATTAAATATTTCTAATTTATCTGGCGATGGTGGAAAGAACAAAATTGATGATGATAATTCGGATGCATTAGTTAGCGTGACAATGGTAATACTGATGGATTAGTATGGGATAATAGGTTCGACAAGTTAAGTGCCGATCACATACAACAACTTATTGACTCGGTGGAGTCCAAGGTTGAAGCGATGGATGAGAAAATTCAGTTCATAGGAGGTGCAGAAAATCCTAGCTTTGTTACAAGTAGACTTCCTGATCATGGGGTTACTGCTGCGGCAACTACTACCTATTTCGGAAGTGATACTAGTGTGCAGATGCAACCAGTTTATATTCTTCAACCCTTTAATCAGAATCTTGCTGGAAATGGACCAATGAATTTAGAGAATGGTCTGTAATGGTACCAAGAGTTGATTTTAGGAGTTTTAGTGTTAATGGTGCGACGGCTAACGGGTCGAATGTTTTGTATCCAATGGTAATGCAATATCCAATGATGGCAGTTCAATCAGGAGGAGGCAATCATATGGAGTTTGGAAGTCATCAAGGGCCAGTTGCATATTTCGTGCCACAGGCATTTGTCCAGCCAATGACAACGGCGTATACACCAAATCTGATGCGTGGTGGTTCTTAGTTAAGTGGAGAGACTAGATTTTATTCAACCCCCAAATTACGTTGGGAATAGTGGGGTTAGCagattttctttgtattttggtCTTAGAAAACAGAGTTCTGCAAAAAGATTTTGGGTTTATGTTGGGCAAGAAGCTTTGGTCCTTTGTCCTTCCTACTGTATTTTGGTCTTTTAAGGGATGAAAGAATTATCAGTGCAAAATCTAAGCCACCAAATGTTTTGCTGCTTGAAGTTGGATACTTAGGTCTGAAATACATAAATAGTTATGGTGCATTACTGCATTTGGGTTTTGCTCAAATGCAACACAAAATCCAAATAATTACCTTGCAGAATGTTGCTTCCTGCCAAGACTTCCGTGTGCCTAAAACAAGGCAAATATGAAAGCCAGATTTAAGCCGATTCAAGCATTTGGAAGGATATCAAATCAGTACAACTACTAGATACCCAACCAATTCAACTATTGGACTCTtataattccaaaaaaaaattaaaaatgaccaCTCATAAGCTTTACAATCACAACATAGAAAATCAAGATTTTACACGACTGCCCGGTTACATTTACTAAATTTGTAAATCTGATTTCTGACATCCTACCCGGCTTATCATGCAACTCAAACGGACACGAGTAATCACATTacacttttttatttttcatcttattGAGGACAAACCACAACACACTACACCACATATTTTCACACATAAATGCACACAAGATAACTAGTAGATTGGGGTGGTATACATGCTCATGGACCGCAAACTATGCGTAGAGGTGAGGGTTCTCAATGAGATGAGCTATAACAGCTTTGTATTGTTGCATATGTCCTTCTTTCCCTGCCTTGAATGTTTCTTCGTCAGGAACAACATCTCCTTTTGGGCAAACAGTTGTTTTTATGGTATAATTTGAACCACCACCAGGGGCAGCATCAAACTTAACCTCGCTGCTAATGTAATCGATCATGTCACCAAAGGAATCGGACTCAATCGCGGTATAGTTTATCGCACAGCTCTCTTTGTCCTTGAAGTCCAACCTGTTCTTCAGATATTTCATTTGATACCCTGGTGTGCACAAAATTCAAATCAACTTCTATGTACCATTCAAATGAAAGGGTGGTCACAAGTATGTACACTTACCATCCACCAAGTTAACTTGTTGAACGCTTCCTGGTCCACCATCTCCTGACACAAAGTCGATGCTCTTGACTACCGGCATAATCTTAGGCATTAAattatgggcatccatggaacaACCTATGAGGGGCAACGGGGCAAGCAAACTCATCGTTAAAAGTGAGAATATGCATGTTGTAGATTACTAAGTTCTCGagtaagaccaaaataaatttcaaaacaaagaaagaaattgagaaggtTTTAGGAATGTAACGTGCGAGTTTAGTTGATCAGTTGGTGAAGATTAGAGAATGTAATTATAGAGTGAAAATCCCATTGTCTTGGTCTAAGTAAGTTGTTCAAACTTCAAATGCATTCCGTCAGTATATTTGTTATTAAATTTGTTTGTTGCGTTCAAaatttcaaatgttgaagatgtatTTTTTAAAGTATAGAGTGTAGTCATGAAAAGGGACCTTGTTGGCATATTCTAAATATGCCTTCTAGAATTATAACTTCGTACTGGTACTGATTTTGATGTGCAATGACCACGATGTCTAGTCTTGAATCCTGACCGGGACTTTCTCAATGCAGCTGGCAGCTGGACtatctctcttgtgattagaacgtttacagaattgaatccgtgaacctaattacaaagagagttcttcgacggtaccaaagaccaatatcataggatcaatcaagtcgtatccaacaaaactAGGTCGGACGTATTTActctgattgatcaacgcacaacctatgatatttcaattataaagataagcaatatgatgcggaaaaagaaataacacagacaccaaaagttttgttaacaaggaaaccgaaatGCGGACaaacctcggaacctagtccagattgaacaccaaactgtattaagccgctacagacactagcctactacaaattaacttcggtctggaatgtagttgagcccgatcTCAGTCTCACACCGACTCAGATACAGTCGCGCTCCTAACgcttcttgaatcccagcaggactaagcacaattgattctcttagatgacgtcacaccaactcgATTGAAGACTTTAAAACAAATATTCCTCCCACAAATTAAGCCTACATAATTTATTTCCTTACTTACGATCaaaacggatgatcagatcaaacgtagGATGAAGGTAATGGAAATCCATAGCAATTTGATAGAAGTCCAGCTATCctaaaaatccggacttatgcaacccgaagtgctgcctagattattattcacctcacaagtataaaacttgcggaatcacaaagtttgagacgaagagaactttgtgatttctatctatcttgttcaagtgataaatcaacaatcgaacaagatcaggatacacaagttatcaagataaaagataactggacctggcttcacgaatcccaatgaagtctttgatagtcgctaaatcctaaaagggtttttggagaggaagactctagatacaagtaggacacaccaaaaaaagtagtgtcaggattcaaagatccaagttgccaagagttccccttttatagactttaaagcttaggttgctttaggtttaagctaagatagctttggaaccaagcaaacaacattcatcgttagatgaaactttgaatcttattcacataaacaagatatacactatggttaggtaaactgtaaccgaaccgtgtacaaagactatgtccaacatggttagccgaaactaaccGTTTTGAACttaaaaagcttaacactcattttcatgaatacaaagacattaatcttgagtcacaattatgtgatcaaatgagtctaatgttttaatagagaattgatcaaatgaaaaTCATCTTATAGAAACAATTCAATTGCATTTGAAGACAGTCGACATAGTTGGtgatgcacaaagtacaaatacatgagtCGATCGTGAATTGTTTGAGTCATGGTACACGgatcggtttgcaaacttatgagcaaagccgagttccggagttgacagaacttttttagttcacgtaccggtttgaaaacttaggtgcaaaactgagtacggagttgacagaactttttcagtttgcaaactggtttggATACCTTAAGAATTTAcaggttccggagttcacagaaccttttgagtttgcgtaccagtttgggtactaaactggttcagaAACATAGAACTGTACCGGTTCGCATACTGGTTTGAATACttaaacccggttcccttaccacatttccaaaatggtttgtatacaAATATACATACCTACTGGATCACGAAATAAACAGActttcccatgatgtgcatacgaatatgcgtatcacacaaatctATAAGTTGGTATATAGCTACATGTACGAGTATATGTAATACAGCTTCATACATATAAcaattttctcagtttgtaagactgataacactgtcttgtattccgaatatagtagttctatatttttctaaATCCATTCGAAACATTCTGAATAACATTAATAAACaaatcactgttccaggctattttcgaatgataaaattgaatcatgatttgattccaaacaataaattgttctccgcCGAAATTGATAAAGTAtggacaaatgttcattaagcttagtcattatatttcgagaaattcgtaaactaattaataattagttctcgactcgaaattcttgtatatgcaagctagtctaattagttacgcgacaaACGTCTtaaggatagaaaagtgaatataacttgagaaataggtggttcagtcttcacttaccttttgttgataaaattCTGCAAAAGcatcggttgatcttcgccttcaaacggtagaacacaaatgatgactggttcataTCTCAATTAcctctaaatttgaaaacaagcttgggAAAGCAATACTTGTGAGtacgactgagcaatgctctaacaatatccccctttgtaaattcTAGTGACACAACTATTAATACGtatggataacaaaaataaagtttcaaaaaactcctcgatccatcatgccttgatttctttggtttcttcaactctccttgaactcttcgttatcaagtcgcaatgattctgaacgtgttcaactcagcatcgttgttatTGGAGATTCGTATCTATAACAACTctcgtcgttatacagaaacataatattatatcttctctccaaagttcaattgtatctcaattctgaagtaatactatagtgatatgtttctcccccttaatcaatactcacatcttttgtataataggtgaaacctttaGTTTAATGattcacttccccttacataatgatctgtaaaccatatgtagtatgaaactactaaataattctccccctttttgtcaataaataacAAAAGTACGAAAATCGCGGGgtcataatgaatacaaccaaaagatgtCTCAACTTTAAGGAAGATAtagatactacataataacatagttaaaatgcaactcctcatattattcagatgatttcacatagtaataaatacttaacCCTCATCCTATGAGATTAAAAAAATACAACcatcccctttaaaattccacagtcacactccccacaaagatatagcaattaagcacaagttcatttaagaactcttccccattaaatgccattcccaagagaacaacatgagtgacctttcttttgtgaaaaagaagaattttggcggacattaacaaatcacaaggaaTTGTATCCAAagtatcgacataaattaatctcaaggccAGTTACAAACAAAGGGACAATTTTAAtcgattttactcaacataagagaatcttacgAAGCGTGTCAAGCAGcaaaaacacaaaagtgtgatcataagtagatcaatactgcgagaataatctcaaagagttttttctatttttcgtttataaaaacataatagatttaacttctgagcatgtatgaaatattagctcgattcaagaaaacgtaaaggcacaaatatttcataagatttttgcaataattaaactaataatgattacatattgcaagttcatcttccaacaactctagaatttaaataaataaatataaaaacatacaagatgaaaaacgttggaaatagctatgtgtaatcacaattttttctataccaaaccttagttatccttctcaagaacaaattatcaaaagaagtttcctagatatgaTCTAGAACAGGGACGGACCCAGAAATCTTTCGCGGGTAGGGCTGGAATATCAATAACTAACAATGCGTCTGAAGGCCGCGACAAATATTTTAGAACGAGAGTGGTTAATTGGAATTTGCATATAAAATACTAGATAAATAGACAACTCTAAGATTAaaatccacaaattttaattacGTAAAGTGATTGGAGAAGGGAATTTATGGTTtatagaagaagaatgagaaagTAAACGGATGTgacaaagaaaattcaagtttTAAAAAAGTTTTGGGCTAAAAATTATTTATGCTACAACTACAAGGAATAATTACAAATAAAGGGGTGGGGGGTAAATGCTAATTTTGAAATAATTCCTTGTACAAATTTTTTATCCAGCTAAATTTAGGGACGGGCTATAGCCCGAgttagccccttgctaggcccgtccctgaTCTAGAAGAGTTTTACTTTGAGACTCCCAGACTACTTTCATAGTTTCTGTAGTCATCAAGTTCCTCTTCGATAAGATCCAATCTGGATTCAACTAGTTCTATTTTCTATTCAAGCCTTTTTGTGGAGGCTTGTAGTTCAGAGCATAATGCTTGAACTTGTTCTAGAACAAGATTCAATTTGAGAGATTACTTATCAAAGAGATATTCGGGTTGATTGTCACAAGGTGTGGTTTCACCCTTGTCTTGACAAGAATTACTCTATAATGATTCAAacctgattttcctttctagaggTTGCACAGTCCAGACTTCATCCTCCTTGCTTGAGAAGCCTGAAGAAGACATGAGGTATTCCCGAACCTAAAAAAGtttctgaaaaagaaacaaacattTTGCAAGACAGGTTATCgaacttgaaaatatctttgaattTTCCGATAAATTCCTATTACAGCTTTTACCGTAGACTTAAGATATTTCACACAAGTTTGTCAACCTCACGTGATCATGTGGGATAAATAAGTATTtgtcataaaaaatttcttacttAGCTCAACAAATAAATTTAGAGCACATGGAGTATCAGACTTGTTATGTCATAGATTGTAGGAAGTGAAACTCTACCATCTATAATTTATTATTATACCCACAGATCATATAGAATTTGACATTTATTCCTTTTAGTTTTGATTCTCATCCGAGGGAAGGATAAGAACCAACTATAGAATTATGCATGTGTCAACTTCCTCCACATTGTTAAGGATCATGTGGATTTTTGGGAACAAATTTATTTAGTTTAGATCTTCTACTTACCTTGACAAGGGTTTGAGAGACAGGAGGTGAGTCTGTTACCTTTACTTCATGTAATTTCCTTTCAAACCTGTTGATTGTTCCTCGTAGTCTGTGAATCTCCCTGTTCACTTATCTTGAGAGT
This genomic stretch from Papaver somniferum cultivar HN1 chromosome 5, ASM357369v1, whole genome shotgun sequence harbors:
- the LOC113277673 gene encoding major allergen Pru ar 1-like; its protein translation is MSLLAPLPLIGCSMDAHNLMPKIMPVVKSIDFVSGDGGPGSVQQVNLVDGYQMKYLKNRLDFKDKESCAINYTAIESDSFGDMIDYISSEVKFDAAPGGGSNYTIKTTVCPKGDVVPDEETFKAGKEGHMQQYKAVIAHLIENPHLYA